The following are encoded together in the Planktothrix serta PCC 8927 genome:
- a CDS encoding tetratricopeptide repeat protein: MPLSDTPEKTVLDLHAEAHRYIAQQQLDEAVEVCTQALKLQPRFIPAYSTMGLAKQLQGKLDEAKFWYTKALDMKPDWVEVHTNLGTVYFQQQQWRDALQAYQTALHFKPNQARIYQSLYTVWINLNQPEEANNAWYQALILEPECVSAQDYMNFGKTLIEKGKLDQALELYSKGVEIYPNWSHAYFNFGEALSRKQRWEEAIAAYQQSLSLDGNSNLCYQSLGDAFVQQQKWEEAIANYQKAIELSPDFSWTYHQLGNALFEQERWEEATVAYYQGIALNPKFFGSYYKQGEICSKTGKPEEALNWYRQAIEINPDGFWLYFILGNALFEMQQFEEAIASYQQAIELEPNIDWLYPQLGKALIAQQQWNPAINAYCKAVELNPNNLWLLEQLAEILIEQEEIETAISVYKERLKVAPKADILHYNLANLYSSQGQLDEAIASYQTAININPKVAEYYAGLGESWLKKQDLDLAMSYFMDALQMKPDFIPVYENIAKILQQQGKNEEAINCFSYKDLPLSLLEQYCFVNPDQLITSDFSSNVSYTSVYPGSQIPLNPSRTIAQFHPGFIFGQAETRNAFVVTLNNGKVWGDSATSAVITAQNELLTDISTGCAEVVLSSHKLPPIHHINGTVAFLSVRWGESFYHWMYDVLPGIHLIQKSGIELESIDYFVFNSYRFPYQKQTLELLGIPEHKIIQSIDKPYIQAKKLIVPAPNLFQNNTVTPEWICKFLKQQFLPEQAKTVKANRRIYISRENAGSRSVVNQDELMQRLELFNFESVVLESLTLSEQALLMASASVVLAPHGAGLSNIVFCQPGTKIIELFTPTYVPPCYRIISNVCNLEHYYLIGELLADKTEQNLTHLGFLNMRINIDDLISLLELAGITAT; the protein is encoded by the coding sequence ATGCCATTGTCTGACACTCCAGAGAAAACGGTTCTTGATTTGCACGCCGAGGCACATCGCTATATCGCCCAACAGCAGCTTGATGAGGCGGTTGAAGTGTGTACACAAGCCCTAAAACTGCAACCTCGCTTTATTCCGGCTTATAGCACGATGGGGTTGGCGAAACAATTACAAGGGAAACTGGATGAAGCTAAATTTTGGTATACCAAAGCCCTCGACATGAAACCCGATTGGGTAGAAGTTCATACTAATTTAGGGACGGTGTATTTCCAACAACAGCAATGGCGGGATGCACTACAAGCCTATCAAACTGCTCTGCATTTTAAACCCAATCAAGCTAGAATTTATCAGAGTTTATATACTGTTTGGATTAATCTCAATCAACCGGAAGAAGCGAATAATGCTTGGTATCAAGCCTTAATTTTAGAACCTGAATGCGTTTCGGCTCAAGATTATATGAATTTTGGGAAAACGTTAATTGAAAAAGGCAAATTAGATCAAGCTCTGGAACTGTATAGTAAGGGCGTAGAAATTTATCCGAATTGGTCGCACGCCTATTTTAATTTCGGAGAAGCATTAAGTCGGAAACAACGATGGGAAGAAGCGATCGCAGCCTATCAGCAATCCCTAAGTCTGGATGGGAATAGTAACTTATGTTATCAAAGTTTGGGAGATGCGTTCGTTCAGCAACAAAAATGGGAAGAAGCGATCGCAAATTATCAAAAAGCGATTGAACTCAGCCCGGATTTTTCTTGGACATATCACCAACTGGGAAATGCGTTATTTGAACAAGAAAGATGGGAAGAAGCCACCGTCGCTTATTACCAAGGAATTGCTCTAAATCCTAAATTTTTTGGCTCCTATTATAAACAGGGAGAAATTTGTTCAAAAACAGGTAAACCAGAAGAAGCCCTTAATTGGTATCGTCAAGCCATTGAAATTAATCCTGATGGCTTTTGGCTGTATTTTATCCTGGGAAATGCTTTATTTGAAATGCAACAGTTTGAGGAAGCAATAGCCTCCTATCAGCAAGCTATTGAACTTGAACCTAACATCGATTGGTTATATCCCCAACTTGGAAAAGCTTTAATCGCTCAACAACAATGGAATCCGGCAATTAATGCTTATTGTAAAGCGGTTGAACTCAATCCGAATAATCTCTGGTTGTTAGAGCAATTAGCAGAAATCTTAATTGAACAGGAGGAAATTGAAACCGCGATTTCAGTGTATAAAGAACGTCTAAAAGTTGCTCCCAAAGCTGATATTTTACATTACAATTTAGCGAATTTGTATAGTTCTCAAGGTCAACTTGATGAGGCGATCGCCTCCTATCAAACTGCTATCAATATTAATCCTAAAGTTGCTGAATATTACGCGGGATTAGGAGAATCGTGGTTAAAAAAACAAGACTTAGATCTCGCCATGTCCTACTTCATGGACGCTTTACAAATGAAACCTGATTTCATTCCAGTTTATGAAAATATTGCTAAAATTCTACAACAGCAAGGAAAAAATGAAGAGGCTATAAACTGTTTTAGTTATAAAGATTTACCTTTATCACTTTTAGAACAATATTGTTTTGTTAATCCCGATCAATTAATTACCTCAGACTTTAGTTCTAATGTCAGCTATACTTCAGTTTATCCAGGTAGTCAAATCCCTTTGAACCCTTCCCGAACTATTGCTCAATTTCATCCCGGATTTATCTTTGGTCAAGCAGAAACTCGAAATGCGTTTGTGGTGACATTAAACAATGGGAAAGTCTGGGGAGATTCCGCGACCAGTGCGGTGATCACCGCGCAAAATGAATTACTGACTGATATTTCAACCGGATGCGCTGAAGTAGTTTTATCCTCTCATAAATTACCTCCAATTCATCATATTAATGGAACAGTTGCCTTTTTGTCGGTTCGCTGGGGAGAATCATTTTACCATTGGATGTATGATGTTTTACCGGGAATTCATTTAATTCAAAAAAGTGGGATCGAGTTAGAGAGTATTGACTATTTTGTGTTTAACAGTTACCGCTTCCCTTACCAAAAACAAACTTTAGAACTTTTAGGAATTCCTGAACATAAGATTATTCAAAGTATTGACAAACCTTATATTCAAGCTAAAAAGCTGATTGTTCCTGCTCCTAACTTATTTCAAAATAATACAGTAACACCGGAATGGATTTGTAAGTTCTTGAAACAGCAGTTTCTTCCTGAACAAGCTAAGACTGTAAAGGCGAACCGTCGAATTTATATTAGTCGAGAAAATGCAGGTTCTCGCAGTGTTGTTAACCAAGATGAATTGATGCAACGGTTGGAATTGTTTAACTTTGAAAGCGTTGTTTTAGAATCGTTAACGCTCTCGGAGCAAGCGCTATTAATGGCGAGTGCGTCGGTGGTTTTAGCGCCGCATGGTGCTGGATTATCCAATATTGTTTTCTGTCAACCCGGAACCAAAATCATTGAATTATTTACTCCTACCTATGTGCCGCCTTGTTATCGAATTATTAGTAATGTTTGTAATTTAGAACATTACTATTTAATTGGGGAACTTTTAGCGGATAAAACCGAACAGAATCTGACCCATTTGGGATTCTTGAATATGCGAATTAATATCGATGATTTAATCAGCTTACTGGAATTAGCAGGAATTACAGCAACTTAA
- the gatC gene encoding Asp-tRNA(Asn)/Glu-tRNA(Gln) amidotransferase subunit GatC, producing MTIDREQVSKVAYLARLELTPEEEEKFTAQLGEILDYFEQLNELDTAQVPPMTRAIEMSNITRPDQGEPYPQRDHILANAPEQEGDYFKVPRIMAEE from the coding sequence ATGACTATTGATCGTGAACAAGTCTCTAAAGTCGCTTATCTGGCTAGACTGGAGTTAACCCCAGAAGAAGAAGAAAAATTTACCGCTCAATTGGGTGAAATTTTAGACTATTTTGAGCAATTAAATGAACTCGATACCGCCCAAGTTCCTCCCATGACCCGGGCAATTGAAATGAGTAATATTACTCGACCGGATCAAGGCGAACCCTATCCCCAACGAGATCATATTCTAGCCAATGCTCCCGAACAAGAAGGAGACTATTTCAAAGTGCCTAGAATTATGGCAGAAGAATAA
- a CDS encoding DUF1499 domain-containing protein: protein MKKLIESVGKIQSFFVLLTVMVLILTHLALVPPALASRFSVSPVLGSLFSFSGTPPTNLGVEQGKFAPCPPSPNCVSSQSIDAEHQIEPFSYKDDPETAFKQIQTILENTENAAIIKDETNYIYAEFTSPLMGFVDDVEFYLDEQEGLIQVRSASRLGESDLGVNRKRIETIREQFQ from the coding sequence ATGAAAAAATTAATCGAGTCTGTTGGGAAAATTCAATCTTTCTTTGTCTTGTTAACAGTAATGGTGTTAATTCTGACTCACTTGGCGTTAGTTCCTCCGGCTTTGGCTTCCCGGTTTTCTGTTTCTCCAGTCCTAGGAAGTCTATTTTCTTTTTCAGGAACTCCACCGACAAACCTCGGTGTTGAACAGGGGAAATTTGCACCCTGTCCCCCTTCTCCCAATTGTGTTTCTAGTCAAAGTATAGATGCCGAACATCAAATTGAACCTTTCTCCTATAAAGATGATCCTGAAACAGCATTTAAACAGATTCAAACTATTCTTGAAAATACTGAAAATGCTGCAATTATTAAGGATGAAACCAATTATATTTACGCCGAATTCACCTCGCCTCTGATGGGATTTGTCGATGATGTAGAATTTTATTTAGATGAACAAGAGGGTTTAATTCAAGTGCGTTCTGCCTCCCGTTTAGGAGAATCAGATTTAGGGGTAAATCGCAAACGGATTGAAACCATTCGAGAACAGTTTCAATAA
- a CDS encoding photosystem I assembly protein Ycf3 — MPRSQRNDNFIDKTFTVMADMILKILPTNQKAKEAFAYYRDGMSAQADGEYAEALENYYEALTLEEDPYDRSFIVYNIGLIHASNGEHEEALEYYQQAIELNPRMPQALNNIAVIYHYQGEKAKEAGDEDKAEEEFRQAAEYWVRAIQLAPNNYIEAQNWLKVTGRSKIDVYF; from the coding sequence ATGCCCAGATCACAACGTAACGATAACTTTATTGATAAAACCTTTACGGTTATGGCAGATATGATCCTGAAGATACTGCCCACAAACCAAAAAGCTAAAGAAGCATTTGCCTATTATCGGGATGGAATGTCAGCGCAAGCAGATGGGGAATATGCAGAAGCATTAGAAAATTACTATGAAGCACTGACCCTAGAAGAAGATCCCTATGATCGGAGTTTTATTGTCTATAATATTGGCTTAATTCATGCTAGTAATGGGGAACATGAAGAAGCCTTAGAATATTATCAACAGGCAATTGAGTTAAACCCCCGAATGCCCCAAGCTTTAAATAATATTGCGGTGATTTACCATTATCAAGGGGAAAAAGCCAAAGAAGCGGGAGATGAAGACAAAGCTGAAGAAGAATTTCGGCAAGCAGCAGAATATTGGGTTAGGGCAATTCAACTAGCACCGAATAACTATATTGAAGCTCAAAACTGGCTGAAAGTCACCGGAAGAAGCAAGATTGATGTCTATTTCTAA
- a CDS encoding CBS domain-containing protein has translation MPKTVAEVMTPNPILAQPEMPLREALQLMVDRHIGCLPVVNSSGHLVGIISGTDLMWQESGVTPPAYITFLDSVIYLENFSRYEQELHKALGQTVGEVMTPAPLVTITPDQSLSDAARLFNEKRIHRLPVVDQSHQVIGLLTCGDILRVMAEAKS, from the coding sequence ATGCCTAAGACTGTTGCTGAGGTGATGACCCCGAATCCCATACTGGCCCAGCCAGAGATGCCACTCAGAGAGGCACTTCAACTGATGGTGGACAGACATATCGGTTGTTTACCTGTGGTGAATTCATCGGGTCATTTAGTGGGAATCATTTCTGGAACAGACTTGATGTGGCAGGAAAGCGGTGTTACTCCTCCGGCCTATATTACGTTTCTCGATAGTGTGATTTATCTGGAAAACTTTTCCCGGTATGAACAGGAATTACATAAAGCTTTGGGCCAAACGGTGGGAGAAGTGATGACTCCAGCACCCCTGGTGACGATTACTCCTGATCAATCGCTTTCTGATGCGGCTCGATTATTCAATGAAAAGCGGATTCATCGTTTACCTGTGGTGGATCAATCTCATCAAGTGATTGGGCTTCTCACCTGTGGGGATATTCTGCGGGTGATGGCAGAGGCAAAGAGTTGA
- a CDS encoding SDR family NAD(P)-dependent oxidoreductase, translating into MNIQGKTALITGASRGIGRAIALEFAKHQVKRLILVARDRQRLAELATELEPMGVEVVTLALDLTQPIKVNIAIAQAWRSHGPIEILINCAGVAHQTPFLQSKLLDVQEEISLNFMGLYTITHAIARRMATRKSGTIINVSSLMGKIAAPTMSTYSATKFAILGFTEALRQELAAYNIRVMALLPTLTDTDMTRDLKLFRWVVPMTPEQVAKVLVAGLDKDTSEILVGWQSHLAVWCNRFAPWLMEKIMLLASPVTHKIKKSYPVFTEAEATLH; encoded by the coding sequence ATGAACATTCAAGGAAAAACAGCCCTAATTACTGGGGCTTCTCGTGGAATTGGGCGGGCAATTGCCTTAGAATTTGCCAAACATCAGGTCAAACGTCTGATTTTAGTTGCACGGGATCGTCAACGACTCGCGGAATTGGCTACAGAATTAGAACCGATGGGCGTAGAAGTTGTCACCTTGGCCCTGGACTTAACGCAACCGATAAAAGTCAATATTGCGATCGCTCAAGCTTGGCGGTCACACGGGCCAATTGAGATTTTGATTAATTGTGCGGGTGTTGCCCACCAAACGCCGTTTTTACAGTCCAAACTCCTAGACGTTCAAGAAGAAATTTCTTTGAATTTTATGGGGTTGTATACCATTACCCATGCTATTGCCCGACGCATGGCCACCCGCAAATCGGGAACCATTATCAATGTATCGAGTTTAATGGGAAAAATTGCAGCCCCTACGATGTCCACCTATTCGGCGACTAAGTTCGCTATTTTGGGATTTACAGAAGCCCTGCGCCAGGAATTAGCCGCCTACAATATTCGCGTTATGGCCCTATTACCGACCTTAACGGACACGGATATGACACGGGACTTGAAACTGTTCCGTTGGGTGGTTCCCATGACCCCCGAACAAGTCGCCAAAGTGTTAGTGGCGGGTTTGGATAAAGACACCTCGGAAATTTTAGTGGGATGGCAAAGCCATTTAGCCGTTTGGTGCAACCGTTTTGCCCCTTGGTTGATGGAGAAGATTATGTTATTGGCTTCTCCAGTTACCCACAAAATCAAGAAATCCTATCCCGTCTTCACAGAAGCTGAAGCAACATTGCATTAG
- a CDS encoding glycosyltransferase family 2 protein, which yields MSNTLETPRISVVIPAYNCDRYIGQAVESILNQTYSADEIIVVDDGSQDNTRQVLQPYSDSIRYVYQPNQGVSVARNQGLSLARGEFIVFLDADDIFLPDKLETQLAIFEKQPQLGLVQSGWRRVNKQGETLTEATPWDYVPELNLEMWLRWKPLGTMGTLMFRREWLLEVEGFEPGLAHGEDVDLILRLALLGCESAWLRQSTVCYRQHDRNTMRDGISQAKSINYVLDKFFNLPNIPLEIQLIENWVRYSTLVWSSWYLYYTGFPVEMGEYLQKAWKYTPFLAVETLINWTESFVHYSNSLGQSLEVNQLCNLPEWQNLTVWVLEQTLKQRSQSLEGGFKLL from the coding sequence ATGTCCAATACTTTAGAAACTCCCCGGATTAGTGTAGTGATTCCAGCATACAACTGCGATCGCTATATTGGGCAAGCCGTCGAAAGTATTCTTAATCAAACTTATTCTGCTGATGAAATTATTGTCGTAGATGATGGTTCCCAAGACAACACCCGCCAGGTATTACAACCCTATTCTGACTCTATTCGCTATGTTTATCAACCGAACCAAGGAGTTTCTGTGGCGCGAAATCAGGGGTTAAGTTTAGCGCGGGGAGAGTTTATTGTCTTCCTCGATGCGGACGATATTTTTCTTCCTGATAAATTAGAAACCCAGCTCGCCATTTTTGAAAAACAACCGCAACTCGGACTGGTTCAAAGTGGATGGCGTCGTGTTAACAAACAGGGAGAAACCTTGACAGAAGCGACACCTTGGGATTATGTTCCTGAGTTGAATTTAGAAATGTGGTTGCGTTGGAAACCGTTGGGAACAATGGGAACCTTAATGTTTCGTCGAGAATGGTTATTAGAAGTAGAAGGGTTTGAACCGGGGTTAGCTCATGGGGAGGATGTGGATTTAATTTTAAGACTAGCATTATTAGGATGTGAATCGGCTTGGTTACGTCAATCAACAGTTTGTTATCGTCAACATGACCGGAATACAATGCGGGATGGAATTTCTCAAGCGAAATCGATTAATTATGTTTTGGATAAGTTTTTTAATCTTCCCAATATTCCCTTAGAAATTCAGTTAATTGAAAATTGGGTACGTTACAGTACCTTAGTTTGGAGTTCTTGGTATTTGTATTATACAGGTTTTCCTGTTGAAATGGGAGAATATCTGCAAAAAGCTTGGAAATATACCCCGTTTTTAGCCGTGGAAACTCTAATCAATTGGACAGAAAGTTTTGTGCATTATTCTAATAGTTTAGGACAGTCTTTAGAGGTGAATCAGCTTTGCAATTTACCCGAATGGCAAAATTTAACGGTTTGGGTTTTAGAACAAACTTTAAAACAGCGTTCTCAATCTTTAGAAGGAGGATTTAAGTTGCTGTAA
- the psbD gene encoding photosystem II D2 protein (photosystem q(a) protein) has translation MTIAVERPQVERGWFDVLDDWLKRDRFVFVGWSGVLLFPCAYLALGGWLTGTTFVTSWYTHGLASSYLEGCNFLTAAVSTPANSLGHSLLFLWGPEAQWDFTRWCQLGGLWTFVALHGAFALIGFCLRQLEIARLVGIRPYNAIAFTGPIAVFVSVFLMYPLGQSGWFFGPSFGVAGIFRFILFLQGFHNWTLNPFHMMGVAGILGGALLCAIHGATVENTLFEDGDKANTFRAFEPTQSEETYSMVTANRFWSQIFGIAFSNKRWLHFFMLFVPVTGLWMSSIGIVGLALNLRAYDFVSQELRAAEDPEFETFYTKNILLNEGLRAWMAPSDQPHENFIFPEEVLPRGNAL, from the coding sequence ATGACTATTGCTGTCGAAAGACCGCAAGTTGAGAGAGGATGGTTTGACGTCCTCGACGACTGGCTAAAACGCGATCGTTTCGTCTTCGTGGGTTGGTCAGGAGTTCTGTTGTTCCCCTGTGCTTACCTAGCTCTTGGTGGCTGGTTAACCGGAACAACCTTTGTGACTTCCTGGTACACCCACGGTTTAGCAAGCTCTTATTTAGAAGGCTGTAACTTCTTAACAGCCGCCGTTAGTACCCCCGCCAACAGCTTAGGACATTCCTTGCTGTTTCTCTGGGGGCCTGAAGCTCAGTGGGACTTTACCCGTTGGTGTCAACTGGGCGGTCTGTGGACATTTGTAGCTCTACACGGTGCTTTCGCGCTGATCGGCTTTTGTCTGCGTCAGTTGGAAATTGCTCGTTTAGTGGGCATTCGTCCCTATAATGCGATCGCCTTTACTGGGCCGATTGCGGTATTTGTCAGTGTGTTTCTGATGTACCCCTTGGGTCAGTCGGGCTGGTTCTTTGGCCCTAGCTTTGGGGTGGCGGGGATCTTCCGTTTCATCCTGTTCCTGCAAGGCTTCCATAACTGGACGCTGAACCCCTTCCACATGATGGGAGTGGCTGGAATTCTGGGTGGTGCGCTGTTGTGCGCCATTCACGGAGCGACGGTAGAAAATACCCTGTTTGAAGATGGCGACAAAGCCAATACCTTCCGGGCTTTTGAACCGACTCAATCGGAAGAAACCTATTCGATGGTGACCGCCAACCGTTTTTGGTCACAAATTTTCGGGATTGCTTTTTCTAACAAACGTTGGTTACACTTCTTCATGTTATTCGTGCCTGTCACGGGTCTGTGGATGAGTTCTATCGGCATTGTTGGTTTGGCTCTAAACCTACGCGCTTATGATTTCGTCTCCCAAGAATTACGGGCAGCCGAAGATCCTGAATTTGAAACGTTCTATACCAAGAACATTCTGTTAAATGAAGGTCTGCGGGCTTGGATGGCGCCTTCGGATCAACCCCACGAAAACTTTATTTTCCCTGAAGAAGTTCTACCTCGCGGTAATGCTCTGTAA
- the lipA gene encoding lipoyl synthase: MVVKPDWLRVKAPQWERVGNVKGILRDLGLNTVCEEASCPNIGECFNAGTATFLIMGPACTRACPYCDINFEKKPQPLDATEPERLGEAVRRMNLNHVVITSVNRDDLPDGGASQFVRCIDRVRAVSPQTTIEVLIPDLCGNWDALELILQAKPEVLNHNTETIKRLYRRVRPQGDYHRSLELLKRSRQLTPEVYTKSGIMVGLGETDAEVRETMQDLRAVDCDILTLGQYLQPSPKHLPLVEFIPPEQFKAWREFGVSIGFLQVVASPLTRSSYHAEQVRGLMEQYPR, encoded by the coding sequence GTGGTTGTCAAGCCAGACTGGTTGCGAGTGAAGGCGCCTCAATGGGAGCGCGTCGGAAACGTTAAAGGAATTTTACGGGACTTAGGCCTAAACACCGTCTGTGAAGAAGCCTCCTGTCCCAATATTGGCGAGTGCTTCAACGCCGGAACTGCTACATTTTTAATTATGGGGCCAGCTTGTACCCGTGCCTGTCCCTACTGTGATATTAATTTTGAGAAAAAGCCCCAACCCCTAGATGCTACTGAACCTGAGCGACTAGGGGAAGCAGTTCGACGGATGAACCTGAATCATGTTGTGATCACTTCTGTTAACCGGGATGACTTACCCGATGGCGGTGCGTCCCAATTTGTTAGGTGTATTGACCGGGTGCGTGCTGTATCTCCCCAAACTACCATTGAAGTATTAATTCCTGATTTGTGTGGAAATTGGGACGCTTTAGAACTGATTTTGCAAGCAAAGCCGGAAGTTCTCAACCACAATACCGAAACGATTAAACGCTTGTATCGTCGGGTGCGCCCTCAAGGAGATTATCACCGCAGTTTAGAATTATTAAAGCGATCGCGGCAACTTACCCCAGAAGTTTATACCAAATCAGGAATTATGGTAGGACTGGGTGAAACGGATGCGGAAGTTCGAGAAACGATGCAGGATTTACGAGCCGTTGACTGTGATATTTTAACCTTGGGTCAATACCTACAACCGAGTCCCAAACATTTACCCCTGGTAGAGTTTATTCCTCCTGAACAATTTAAGGCTTGGCGAGAGTTTGGCGTGTCTATTGGGTTCTTACAGGTCGTTGCTTCTCCCTTAACCCGCAGTTCCTACCACGCCGAACAAGTTCGAGGATTAATGGAACAATATCCGCGTTAG
- the nblB gene encoding phycobilisome degradation protein NblB: MTITPESVQQLLSSSDFGDRLRGVNQLRQLEPVIAFELIQVPIKDSNSRVRYGAVSQMATLGEQNLEISYQVLRHHLLNDPEVDVQAAAADALGALKLQNAFDDLQNVYNTTSEWLVKLSIVAAVGGIEEPRAFELLEQALQDENTLIQTVAISALGELGDKRAIPLLVPFVTNSDWQVRYRVAQALARLGGSEAEVLLQQLAEDEVEIVAQEAKTV, from the coding sequence ATGACTATTACCCCTGAATCTGTTCAGCAGTTGTTAAGTTCCAGTGATTTTGGCGATCGCTTACGGGGTGTAAATCAACTTAGACAATTGGAACCTGTGATCGCGTTTGAGTTAATTCAAGTCCCCATTAAAGATAGTAATAGTCGAGTCCGATATGGTGCGGTGAGTCAGATGGCAACCTTGGGAGAACAAAATTTAGAAATCTCTTATCAAGTATTGCGCCATCACTTATTAAATGATCCGGAAGTGGATGTGCAAGCGGCGGCAGCAGATGCGTTAGGAGCTTTAAAACTTCAGAATGCGTTTGATGATCTGCAAAATGTTTATAACACAACATCTGAATGGCTCGTTAAACTGAGTATTGTGGCAGCAGTGGGAGGAATAGAAGAACCTCGTGCTTTTGAACTTTTAGAACAAGCACTTCAAGATGAAAATACTCTGATTCAAACCGTTGCCATTAGCGCATTAGGAGAATTAGGAGACAAGCGGGCAATTCCTTTATTAGTTCCTTTTGTTACAAATTCTGATTGGCAAGTTCGTTATCGTGTCGCCCAAGCTTTAGCGCGTTTAGGAGGCAGCGAAGCTGAAGTTTTGTTACAACAATTAGCTGAGGATGAAGTTGAAATTGTAGCCCAAGAAGCTAAAACGGTTTAA